The following proteins are co-located in the Acidimicrobiales bacterium genome:
- a CDS encoding sigma-70 family RNA polymerase sigma factor, translating into MTSLTITAEQRAMVEKNLPLVEHIVSRLAARFASNYSREDLVQTGTIGLIEATCRFDPDRGVAFSTFAGRRIEGSIIDMLRRDDWAPRSVRELERQVEQLDAGYRAKGESAKAGEIEASLGLNKGQLSRLRADLTKARVDSLDRMVGGDDSSVSLVETLADFMGSPVENDLDDREVLGYLRDAVRSLPERHRLVIMGYFFEGKSMTELGTLLGVTQSRASQIKEDAIRMMRSGVLAQYRNDDGDESANEKVCRRQRVFNEALASANDWRSRIA; encoded by the coding sequence ATGACATCACTCACGATCACCGCCGAACAGCGCGCCATGGTGGAGAAGAATCTGCCGCTGGTCGAGCACATCGTTTCACGGCTGGCGGCACGATTCGCGTCGAACTACTCGCGAGAAGACCTGGTGCAGACCGGGACCATCGGACTCATCGAAGCCACCTGCCGGTTCGATCCGGACAGGGGAGTGGCGTTCTCGACCTTCGCCGGTCGCCGCATCGAGGGCTCGATCATCGACATGCTGCGCCGTGACGACTGGGCGCCCCGTTCGGTACGTGAGCTCGAGCGGCAGGTCGAGCAGCTCGACGCCGGCTATCGAGCCAAGGGTGAATCGGCCAAGGCCGGTGAGATCGAAGCGTCGCTCGGTCTGAACAAGGGACAGCTCAGCCGGCTCCGGGCCGACCTCACCAAGGCCAGGGTCGATTCGCTCGATCGTATGGTCGGCGGTGACGATTCCTCGGTCTCGCTCGTCGAGACCTTGGCCGACTTCATGGGGTCGCCGGTCGAGAACGATCTCGACGATCGTGAGGTGTTGGGCTACCTGCGTGACGCGGTGCGATCCTTGCCCGAGCGCCACCGTCTGGTGATCATGGGCTACTTCTTCGAGGGCAAGTCGATGACCGAGCTCGGGACCCTGCTCGGTGTCACCCAGTCCCGGGCATCGCAGATCAAAGAAGATGCCATCCGGATGATGCGGTCGGGTGTGCTCGCCCAGTACCGCAACGACGACGGCGACGAGTCGGCCAACGAGAAGGTCTGTCGTCGTCAGCGAGTGTTCAACGAGGCGCTCGCCTCGGCCAACGACTGGCGCAGCCGTATCGCCTGA
- a CDS encoding flagellar motor protein MotB yields the protein MPREKKVPEEDEGVDESWLASWADGMTLLMAFFVMLYAFALTDEAKFADFKVGIVTALGISDPAEANNPSLLESGNGIALTVGLSVVPSEDVRELINRVQGELQQTGGTVTPENAEEVAEMLEERFRAVGAEDSVSVEIDERGIVIRFPDRMLFDSGQATFDNEIAPIVLGQTAVVLNTIDNFIEVEGHTDNVPTGASWPSNWELSGARASAVVRWFHQFGDVPEIRMGAIALSDTRPRDTNSTPEGRAVNRRVEVVITIDGLVDSSVDIINAIDDNVIGDGVALPDDGSEASTDAASDAGATDTDAGSADTGGDGTGGVGSIVDPVEIDPIQTGLEG from the coding sequence GTGCCTAGAGAGAAGAAGGTCCCCGAGGAGGACGAGGGCGTCGACGAGTCCTGGCTCGCCTCATGGGCCGACGGCATGACCCTGCTCATGGCGTTCTTCGTGATGCTCTATGCCTTCGCGCTCACCGACGAGGCCAAGTTCGCCGACTTCAAGGTCGGCATCGTGACCGCCCTCGGCATCTCCGATCCGGCCGAGGCGAACAACCCGTCGCTGCTCGAGTCGGGCAACGGCATTGCCCTGACGGTCGGGCTCTCGGTGGTGCCGAGCGAGGACGTGCGGGAACTCATCAACCGTGTGCAAGGCGAACTCCAGCAGACCGGCGGGACCGTCACCCCCGAGAATGCGGAAGAGGTCGCCGAGATGCTGGAGGAACGCTTCCGCGCCGTGGGCGCCGAGGACTCGGTGTCGGTCGAGATCGACGAGCGAGGGATCGTCATTCGTTTCCCCGACCGGATGCTGTTCGACTCCGGCCAGGCCACGTTCGACAACGAGATCGCACCGATCGTGCTCGGCCAGACCGCCGTGGTCCTGAACACGATCGACAACTTCATCGAGGTCGAGGGACACACCGACAATGTGCCGACCGGCGCCAGCTGGCCCAGCAACTGGGAGCTCAGCGGGGCTCGCGCCTCGGCCGTCGTGCGCTGGTTCCACCAGTTCGGCGACGTTCCCGAGATCCGCATGGGTGCGATCGCCCTGTCCGACACCCGGCCCCGCGACACGAACTCGACGCCCGAGGGGCGGGCGGTCAACCGGCGAGTCGAGGTCGTGATCACGATCGACGGACTCGTCGACTCGTCGGTCGACATCATCAACGCCATCGATGACAACGTCATCGGTGACGGTGTTGCGCTGCCCGATGATGGCAGCGAGGCGTCGACCGACGCCGCGTCCGATGCCGGCGCGACTGATACCGACGCCGGAAGTGCCGACACTGGCGGCGACGGGACCGGCGGTGTCGGTTCGATCGTCGACCCCGTCGAGATCGATCCCATCCAGACCGGTCTCGAAGGCTGA
- the fliP gene encoding flagellar type III secretion system pore protein FliP (The bacterial flagellar biogenesis protein FliP forms a type III secretion system (T3SS)-type pore required for flagellar assembly.) gives MSPHSSVDRVDLRFPKPRTGVVPRAARRLLLLLRVIAAGLAIVLGTLVVFGASPADAQVVTPPITAPDLPTPQAERTAEDTGLGGLLDDGLSGNDATTDSTEDTSSSSDLVTVTVGDANAAPSQSLILIIGLGILSLAPSLVIMLSSFTRIVIVLSMTRNALGLQGVPPNQVITGLALFLSLFVMGPTLDRVNNDAFQPFMDGQIQQGEALDRAQGPIREFMLAQQPTDELTMILDARGVDQPETPDDISMSSLIPAFLLHELKAAFIIGMVIFIPFVIIDLIVSATLMSLGMMMLPPVFVSLPFKLMLFIMVGGWSLVVQTLLESFKV, from the coding sequence ATGTCACCTCACTCGAGTGTCGACCGTGTCGACCTCCGCTTTCCAAAACCTCGCACCGGTGTGGTTCCTCGCGCCGCACGACGGCTGCTGCTGCTCCTGCGCGTCATCGCGGCCGGGCTGGCCATCGTGCTCGGCACGCTCGTCGTGTTCGGCGCGTCGCCGGCCGATGCCCAGGTCGTCACCCCGCCGATCACCGCCCCGGATCTCCCCACCCCGCAGGCCGAACGCACCGCCGAGGACACCGGACTCGGTGGCCTCCTCGATGACGGACTCTCCGGCAACGACGCCACTACCGACTCCACCGAGGACACGAGCAGCTCCAGCGATCTCGTGACGGTGACCGTGGGCGACGCCAACGCGGCTCCCAGCCAGTCGCTCATCCTCATCATCGGTCTCGGCATCCTGTCGCTGGCGCCGTCGCTCGTCATCATGCTGTCGAGCTTCACCCGGATCGTGATCGTGCTGTCGATGACCCGCAACGCGCTCGGCCTCCAGGGGGTGCCACCGAACCAGGTGATCACCGGGCTCGCCCTGTTCCTGAGCCTGTTCGTGATGGGGCCGACACTCGACCGCGTCAACAATGACGCCTTCCAACCGTTCATGGACGGCCAGATCCAACAGGGCGAGGCGCTCGACCGGGCGCAGGGTCCGATCCGCGAGTTCATGCTCGCCCAACAACCGACCGACGAGCTGACCATGATCCTCGACGCCCGGGGCGTGGATCAGCCCGAAACACCCGACGACATCTCGATGTCGTCGCTCATCCCTGCCTTCCTGCTCCACGAGCTCAAGGCGGCGTTCATCATCGGCATGGTCATCTTCATCCCGTTCGTGATCATCGACCTGATCGTCTCGGCGACGCTGATGTCCCTCGGCATGATGATGCTGCCACCGGTGTTCGTCTCGCTGCCGTTCAAACTGATGCTGTTCATCATGGTCGGCGGCTGGTCGCTGGTCGTCCAGACCCTGCTCGAGAGCTTCAAGGTCTGA
- a CDS encoding flagellin, which yields MRINNNVAAFNANRNLSSSNMSLGKSLEKLSSGFRINRAGDDAAGLTISQGLRAQASGLKQATRNAQDGISVVQTAEGALTEVHSMLNRMRDLAVQAANTGSQDSNAIAASQEEFAALRSEITRIADTTKFGSKNLLDGTFGTSPAKVTGFDADNSITHTAGDDFTININGTGAVTVDLPAMAAVSGSEAAASIESAINSALSAASNAYAGKVSVKAETLGAGTTLTLEVSGLDDTETFVLADGTGTPLADMALTGTVTAASGTAGSFQVGANAGEAIEVSIDDVDAAGLNIDALDLTTDADAAITALDTAIGSVSTTRSELGALQNRFESTINNLQVSTENIVASESRIRDTDMATEMTNFTKQQILQQAGTAMLGQANSLPQGVLRLLG from the coding sequence ATGCGCATCAACAACAACGTCGCCGCGTTCAACGCAAACCGTAACCTGAGCAGCTCGAACATGAGCCTCGGGAAGAGCCTCGAGAAGTTGAGCTCCGGTTTCCGGATCAACCGAGCCGGCGATGACGCCGCTGGTCTGACGATCAGCCAGGGTCTGCGGGCCCAGGCGTCCGGCCTCAAGCAGGCCACCCGCAATGCACAGGACGGCATCTCGGTCGTCCAAACCGCTGAAGGCGCACTCACCGAGGTTCACTCCATGCTCAACCGCATGCGTGATCTCGCCGTGCAGGCCGCCAACACCGGCTCGCAGGACTCGAACGCCATTGCGGCATCGCAGGAAGAGTTCGCGGCGCTGCGATCCGAGATCACCCGCATCGCCGACACCACCAAGTTCGGTAGCAAGAACCTGCTCGATGGCACGTTCGGTACCTCGCCGGCCAAGGTGACCGGCTTTGATGCCGACAACAGCATCACCCACACCGCTGGTGACGACTTCACCATCAACATCAACGGAACGGGTGCCGTCACCGTCGACCTCCCCGCCATGGCGGCGGTCAGCGGTTCCGAGGCGGCTGCGTCGATCGAGAGCGCCATCAACTCGGCACTGTCGGCGGCCAGCAACGCTTACGCAGGCAAGGTCAGCGTCAAGGCCGAGACCCTGGGCGCCGGCACCACCCTGACCCTCGAAGTCTCGGGTCTGGATGACACCGAGACCTTCGTTCTCGCTGACGGAACCGGTACTCCTTTGGCTGACATGGCCCTCACCGGGACCGTGACCGCCGCTTCTGGCACCGCTGGGTCGTTCCAGGTCGGCGCCAATGCCGGCGAAGCGATCGAGGTCAGCATTGACGATGTCGATGCTGCTGGGCTCAACATCGATGCCCTCGACCTCACGACGGATGCGGACGCTGCCATCACGGCGCTCGACACTGCCATCGGCTCCGTGTCGACCACCCGTAGCGAGCTGGGTGCCCTCCAGAACCGCTTCGAGAGCACCATCAACAACCTCCAGGTCAGCACCGAGAACATCGTCGCTTCGGAGTCCCGGATCCGTGACACCGACATGGCGACCGAGATGACCAACTTCACCAAGCAGCAGATCCTGCAGCAGGCCGGCACGGCCATGCTGGGCCAGGCCAACTCTCTGCCGCAGGGTGTCCTTCGTCTCCTGGGTTGA
- the fliQ gene encoding flagellar biosynthesis protein FliQ yields MDQAALLQMLTDAMWVAAKVSMPILLTSIVVGVLVGLVQSITQIQEQTLTFVPKFLAVGVVLIVSGSWMMQMLVDFTRELIARIPSYL; encoded by the coding sequence ATGGACCAAGCCGCGCTCCTCCAGATGCTGACCGACGCCATGTGGGTCGCCGCCAAGGTGTCCATGCCGATTCTGCTGACGTCGATCGTCGTCGGCGTCCTCGTGGGTCTCGTCCAGTCGATCACGCAGATCCAGGAGCAGACCCTCACCTTCGTTCCGAAGTTCCTCGCGGTCGGCGTCGTGTTGATCGTGTCGGGGTCGTGGATGATGCAGATGCTCGTCGACTTCACCCGGGAGCTGATCGCCCGCATCCCGAGCTACCTCTAG
- a CDS encoding FliM/FliN family flagellar motor switch protein, giving the protein MTQPEHTSDASAGDATDVEEHDVDADTAGDDAAVDDAATATADSSEPRPHDFGVAGSWLNGGRSAAFQQSLHEMVRMSEDVLELWTSKVSTEADALATITLSALGEDPVHFVEVALPESGQSAFVIFDTPMALSIVTLMMGGNGDPGETRPLTPLEAGLLADLAMAMVEEFAKELHLGPVKFKAHHADQSTMRDGAAEIMMSFGFNLSGSKASGRCRLAVSPLSLQAHMEIIDRRINGRRRSENAGGSAAAAALQPVVVPVVVGFAGIRVPAMDMMSLQPGDVIRTGQSLGRQLVASVGNAPVFTVKAGQRGERLVAEVLSLPQHDFPALAATASTTTNVRTGAPS; this is encoded by the coding sequence GTGACGCAACCCGAGCACACCTCCGATGCCTCCGCTGGTGATGCCACCGATGTGGAGGAGCACGACGTCGACGCCGATACCGCAGGCGATGACGCTGCGGTCGACGACGCTGCAACGGCAACGGCCGACAGCAGTGAGCCGCGGCCTCATGACTTCGGTGTCGCCGGTTCCTGGCTGAATGGCGGCCGCTCGGCGGCGTTCCAGCAGTCGCTGCACGAGATGGTGCGCATGAGCGAGGACGTACTCGAGCTGTGGACCTCGAAGGTATCCACCGAGGCAGACGCCCTCGCCACCATCACACTCTCGGCACTCGGTGAGGATCCGGTGCACTTCGTCGAGGTGGCGCTCCCCGAGTCGGGCCAGTCGGCCTTCGTCATCTTCGACACGCCGATGGCCCTGTCGATCGTGACGCTGATGATGGGCGGCAACGGTGATCCGGGTGAGACCCGTCCGCTCACGCCGCTGGAAGCGGGCTTGCTGGCCGATCTCGCCATGGCGATGGTCGAAGAGTTCGCCAAGGAACTCCACCTGGGCCCCGTGAAGTTCAAGGCACATCACGCCGATCAGTCCACGATGCGTGACGGCGCCGCCGAGATCATGATGTCGTTCGGTTTCAACCTCAGCGGCAGCAAGGCGTCAGGGCGCTGTCGGCTGGCTGTCTCCCCCCTCAGCCTCCAGGCTCACATGGAGATCATCGACCGACGGATCAACGGCCGGCGGCGTAGCGAGAACGCTGGTGGCAGTGCCGCCGCCGCCGCGCTCCAGCCGGTCGTCGTACCCGTCGTCGTCGGGTTCGCGGGCATCCGCGTACCGGCCATGGACATGATGAGCCTCCAGCCAGGCGACGTCATCCGCACCGGCCAGAGCCTCGGCCGTCAACTGGTCGCGTCGGTCGGCAACGCCCCGGTGTTCACCGTCAAGGCCGGCCAGCGGGGCGAACGACTCGTCGCGGAAGTGCTCTCACTCCCCCAGCACGACTTTCCGGCCCTCGCCGCAACTGCCTCAACCACCACGAACGTCCGAACAGGAGCACCTTCATGA
- the flgL gene encoding flagellar hook-associated protein FlgL has translation MIGRISAQSTTAQFQRLNAAAEAKVNKFNQQISSGLLFENPSESPADTSLLLGNSRRLARIQQYSRNATSANQWLASTDQALQSANDSMTRARTLVVQGLNTGAGTDAAAAAAAEIRQIRDQLIGTANTTQGGRAIFSGTASAPAYDAAGTYLGDDGAVTRAIDTYEILQVNATGPNVFGTSNPTDPMNGSIFEQLGAIADALESGDTATASQGLDAIDSSMQLVRTELGKIGASVNRLDSAQIRLDDEQVATRNRISQTQDADLAEAVMGLRAAETGYEALMSTTARTMSRSLLDFMR, from the coding sequence ATGATCGGCAGAATCTCCGCCCAGAGCACCACCGCCCAGTTCCAGCGACTCAACGCTGCTGCCGAGGCGAAGGTCAACAAGTTCAACCAGCAGATCTCGTCTGGTCTGCTGTTCGAGAACCCGTCGGAAAGCCCGGCCGATACCTCGCTGCTGCTCGGCAACAGCCGCCGGCTCGCGCGGATCCAGCAGTACAGCCGGAACGCCACCAGCGCGAACCAGTGGTTGGCATCGACCGATCAAGCGCTGCAGTCGGCCAACGATTCGATGACCCGGGCCCGCACGCTCGTGGTGCAGGGCCTCAACACCGGCGCCGGTACCGACGCTGCGGCGGCGGCCGCGGCCGAGATCCGCCAGATCCGCGATCAGCTCATCGGTACGGCCAACACGACCCAGGGCGGACGTGCCATCTTCAGCGGCACGGCATCGGCCCCGGCGTACGACGCAGCCGGCACGTACCTCGGTGATGACGGTGCGGTGACCAGGGCGATCGACACCTACGAGATCCTCCAGGTCAACGCCACCGGCCCCAACGTCTTCGGCACCTCGAACCCGACCGATCCGATGAACGGCTCGATCTTCGAGCAGCTCGGCGCCATTGCCGACGCCCTCGAGTCGGGGGACACCGCCACCGCATCCCAGGGGCTCGACGCGATCGACTCGTCGATGCAGCTGGTGCGGACCGAGCTCGGCAAGATCGGCGCCTCGGTGAACCGACTCGACTCGGCTCAGATCCGCCTCGACGACGAGCAGGTCGCCACCCGCAATCGCATCTCGCAGACCCAGGACGCCGACCTGGCCGAAGCGGTCATGGGGCTGCGCGCCGCAGAGACTGGCTACGAAGCCCTGATGTCGACCACCGCCCGCACCATGAGCCGCAGCCTCCTCGACTTCATGCGCTGA
- the flgK gene encoding flagellar hook-associated protein FlgK has translation MSDFSALSTAASALYAHQERIGVIGDNIANIDTPGYARQRVDLGAIGSGTTGIFSGKALQHGVDVVGITRRRDALLESTFRNSGGDAAKAIAESESLKSIEAQLGPLREGSFSDQLNQFFNSFDDLANEPDDPATRQVTLQRAEQVAGSIRSQADIFNTARADVIDRVNAIVGEVNRLVDSIADLNLQVKAGSIGGATPNSLLGQRSEQLAQLAKLVDITVTDGQNNEVNVSLDGQLLVSEGRATHIGVDSEVDAALTPLNMERITITAPSGRELSVGSGSLAGHLSSANETIPDLVADLNAFATKFVDDVNTLHATGFGQDGTDGRDLFSITGGLAESVTVHPDMVDHPEYLAASGTATGTFDGTVAAQLALLGSAADGPAKAYDAFVVKLGAETNRLDFAAQIATESANHARFSLDAAVGVNLDEELTDLMSAQRAYEAAARMVTAVDEMLNTLINSTGLVGR, from the coding sequence ATGTCCGACTTCTCCGCCCTCTCCACGGCTGCCAGTGCGCTGTACGCGCATCAGGAGCGCATCGGTGTCATCGGCGACAACATCGCCAACATCGATACGCCCGGCTACGCCCGGCAGCGGGTGGATCTCGGCGCGATCGGTTCGGGTACGACCGGCATCTTCAGCGGCAAGGCACTGCAACATGGCGTCGACGTCGTCGGCATCACTCGTCGCCGCGACGCGCTGCTCGAGAGCACGTTCCGCAACTCGGGAGGCGATGCCGCCAAGGCCATCGCCGAGTCGGAGTCGCTGAAGTCGATCGAGGCCCAGCTCGGACCCCTGCGCGAGGGCAGCTTCAGCGACCAGCTCAACCAGTTCTTCAACAGCTTCGACGATCTCGCCAACGAACCCGACGACCCCGCAACCCGGCAGGTGACCCTGCAGCGGGCCGAGCAGGTTGCCGGTTCGATTCGTTCGCAGGCCGACATCTTCAACACCGCTCGCGCCGACGTCATCGATCGGGTGAACGCCATCGTGGGCGAGGTCAATCGGCTGGTCGACTCGATCGCCGACCTCAACCTCCAGGTGAAGGCCGGTTCGATCGGGGGAGCGACGCCGAACTCGCTGCTGGGTCAGCGCAGCGAGCAGTTGGCGCAGCTCGCCAAGTTGGTCGACATCACGGTCACCGACGGCCAGAACAACGAGGTCAATGTCAGCCTCGACGGGCAGTTGCTCGTCTCCGAGGGACGCGCGACCCACATCGGTGTCGACAGCGAGGTCGACGCCGCCCTGACGCCGCTCAACATGGAGCGCATCACGATCACGGCGCCGAGCGGTCGGGAACTGTCCGTCGGCAGCGGGTCGCTTGCCGGGCACCTGAGCTCGGCGAATGAGACGATTCCCGATCTGGTCGCCGACCTGAATGCCTTCGCCACGAAGTTCGTCGACGATGTGAACACGCTGCACGCAACCGGCTTCGGTCAGGACGGCACCGACGGTCGAGACCTGTTCTCGATCACCGGGGGTCTGGCCGAGAGCGTGACTGTGCATCCCGACATGGTCGACCACCCCGAGTACCTCGCCGCCTCCGGCACCGCCACCGGCACGTTCGATGGCACCGTGGCCGCCCAGCTGGCGTTGCTCGGCTCCGCCGCCGACGGACCGGCCAAGGCGTACGACGCGTTCGTCGTCAAACTCGGCGCCGAGACCAACCGTCTCGACTTCGCGGCCCAGATCGCCACCGAGAGCGCGAACCACGCTCGGTTCTCGCTCGACGCCGCCGTCGGCGTCAACCTCGATGAAGAACTCACCGACCTCATGTCCGCCCAGCGGGCCTACGAGGCGGCCGCCCGCATGGTGACCGCCGTCGACGAAATGCTCAACACCCTGATCAACTCGACCGGCCTCGTCGGTCGCTGA
- a CDS encoding flagellar FlbD family protein has protein sequence MILLKRLTGSTLALNPDLMERVEANPDTVITMVDGKKVLVHETVQEVVDLVLEYRSEILRVAYREATSHPIDPTPPLRLIVGPDDTDDEAGAAAARRENN, from the coding sequence ATGATTCTCCTCAAACGGCTCACGGGTTCGACCCTGGCCCTCAACCCAGATCTGATGGAACGCGTCGAGGCCAACCCCGACACGGTCATCACCATGGTCGACGGCAAGAAGGTGCTCGTCCACGAGACCGTCCAGGAGGTCGTCGATCTCGTCCTCGAATATCGATCCGAGATCCTGCGTGTCGCCTATCGAGAGGCGACATCACACCCCATCGATCCGACGCCACCACTTCGCCTGATCGTCGGCCCCGACGACACCGATGACGAGGCCGGCGCCGCCGCGGCTCGTAGGGAGAACAACTAA
- a CDS encoding motility protein A, translating to MDPATIIGILVAIGAVFGAGFMAGLNPIAIFLADIPSIILVLGGAIGVTIANNTMPATIGGLKAAVKGLTGGLGTDPTDIVTKLVEFADLARKEGLLALESRLDEIDDPFFRRGMELAVDGTDPEVVREMLEIEVENMQARHKIGAGFWATAAGMGPAMGMIGTVIGLVDMLGNLDDPSALGPSMAVAFLTTLWGAFLANVIFTPISGKLKALSAAEVKSRELIIEGILSVQAGSNPRAVAGKLAAFLPPSAREAVLESKSA from the coding sequence ATGGATCCGGCAACGATCATCGGCATTCTCGTGGCCATCGGTGCGGTGTTCGGCGCCGGCTTCATGGCCGGACTCAACCCCATCGCCATCTTCCTGGCCGACATCCCCTCGATCATCCTCGTGCTCGGCGGCGCCATCGGCGTGACGATCGCGAACAACACGATGCCCGCCACCATCGGCGGTCTGAAGGCAGCCGTGAAGGGGCTGACCGGCGGACTCGGGACCGACCCGACCGACATCGTCACCAAGTTGGTCGAGTTCGCCGACCTCGCCCGCAAGGAGGGCCTGCTCGCTCTCGAATCCCGACTCGACGAGATCGACGATCCGTTCTTCCGTCGTGGCATGGAGCTCGCCGTCGACGGCACCGACCCCGAGGTCGTGCGGGAGATGCTCGAGATCGAGGTCGAGAACATGCAGGCCCGCCACAAGATCGGCGCCGGCTTCTGGGCCACCGCTGCGGGCATGGGCCCGGCCATGGGCATGATCGGTACCGTCATCGGCCTCGTCGACATGCTCGGCAACCTCGACGATCCCTCGGCCCTCGGCCCGTCGATGGCCGTGGCCTTCTTGACCACGCTGTGGGGCGCCTTCCTCGCGAACGTGATCTTCACGCCGATCTCCGGCAAGTTGAAGGCGCTGTCGGCAGCCGAGGTCAAGAGCCGAGAGCTGATCATCGAGGGCATCCTCTCGGTACAGGCCGGCTCGAACCCGAGGGCGGTGGCCGGCAAGCTCGCCGCCTTCCTGCCTCCGTCGGCCCGAGAGGCCGTCTTGGAGTCCAAGAGTGCCTAG
- the fliN gene encoding flagellar motor switch protein FliN, whose amino-acid sequence MTTMVLDSTTAQALSSALSDLGLAVVPTDPGAAISATVGPVLVAEGSRAGQPLPEALVAMVDRSGTSADEAIAAATAALTAAVDGLSFSAPVPTDEVGTAVASFPSISEALMITEGAETVGVVLWIADRRADSAAAPSNPAASTPSAGNTVRGAAAMNGLAMLRDVALEVSVELGRTDMTLAEVLALHIGSVVELDRPAGSPVDVRVNGTLLARGEVVVIDGEYAVRISEVIDPEAIS is encoded by the coding sequence ATGACCACCATGGTCCTCGACAGCACCACCGCTCAAGCGCTGAGCAGTGCGCTCAGCGACCTCGGACTGGCCGTCGTTCCGACCGACCCGGGCGCAGCGATCAGTGCCACCGTCGGCCCGGTGCTCGTTGCCGAGGGATCTCGTGCCGGCCAGCCGCTCCCCGAGGCGCTCGTCGCCATGGTCGACCGCTCCGGCACCTCGGCCGACGAGGCGATCGCCGCGGCCACCGCTGCGCTCACCGCCGCCGTCGACGGCCTGTCCTTCTCGGCACCGGTGCCGACCGACGAGGTCGGTACCGCCGTCGCCTCGTTCCCGTCGATCTCCGAGGCGCTGATGATCACCGAGGGCGCCGAGACCGTCGGCGTCGTGCTCTGGATCGCCGACCGACGAGCCGACTCGGCGGCAGCACCAAGCAACCCGGCGGCGTCGACCCCGAGTGCCGGCAACACGGTGCGAGGCGCCGCGGCGATGAACGGCCTCGCGATGCTGCGAGACGTTGCGCTCGAGGTGTCGGTCGAACTCGGGCGGACCGACATGACCCTGGCCGAGGTCCTGGCCCTCCACATCGGCTCGGTCGTCGAACTCGACCGGCCTGCCGGCTCACCCGTCGACGTCCGGGTCAACGGCACGCTCCTCGCCCGCGGCGAGGTCGTCGTCATCGACGGCGAGTACGCCGTGCGCATCTCCGAGGTCATCGATCCCGAGGCCATCAGCTGA
- a CDS encoding flagellar biosynthetic protein FliO has protein sequence MSTFWLMLRLLTALAFVGGLLWFMARAAKAGRLGFLLGGGPTHETLEVTSQRPLGRSASVALVRAGERHFLLGVSDHGVQLLAEGDDLHTTTAPDDDPSVEMIGQDDRIDLADHEIDVHSPTTNRQAASKHLSAMFTPTQPRMTLIESLRELTVRKP, from the coding sequence ATGTCGACCTTCTGGCTGATGCTGCGCCTCCTCACAGCCCTTGCCTTCGTCGGCGGGCTGTTGTGGTTCATGGCGCGGGCGGCCAAGGCCGGCCGTCTCGGCTTCCTCCTCGGCGGCGGCCCGACCCACGAGACGCTCGAGGTCACCTCGCAACGCCCGCTCGGGCGGAGCGCCTCGGTCGCTCTTGTCCGAGCCGGCGAACGCCACTTCCTCCTCGGGGTGAGCGACCACGGCGTCCAACTGCTCGCCGAAGGCGACGACCTCCACACGACCACGGCACCGGACGACGATCCCTCCGTCGAGATGATCGGTCAGGACGACCGCATCGATCTCGCCGACCACGAGATCGACGTCCACTCCCCCACGACCAACAGACAAGCGGCATCGAAGCACTTGTCGGCGATGTTCACGCCAACCCAACCACGGATGACTCTGATCGAATCGCTTCGGGAACTCACGGTACGCAAACCCTGA
- a CDS encoding flagellar basal body-associated FliL family protein → MAKKKKAADADGEEEKKGKDPKMMAIGGLVVAGLVYQFVLKSPPAEDPAAAGGVAAVTTTVPMIEGEIFELPEMVLNIEDPDVTYLRIQFAVVLDELTIAKDFEKESAIAKDIIVDKLGSYSAAQLGNPAQRELLKEELSTEIRTAYGEAKVVRVLITSLVMQ, encoded by the coding sequence ATGGCGAAAAAGAAGAAGGCCGCCGACGCTGACGGCGAGGAAGAGAAGAAGGGCAAAGACCCGAAGATGATGGCCATCGGCGGCCTCGTCGTTGCCGGCCTCGTCTACCAGTTCGTGCTCAAGTCGCCGCCCGCCGAGGACCCGGCCGCTGCCGGGGGAGTGGCGGCGGTGACCACCACGGTGCCCATGATCGAGGGCGAGATCTTCGAGCTGCCCGAGATGGTGCTCAACATCGAGGACCCCGACGTCACCTATCTCCGGATCCAGTTCGCCGTCGTGCTCGACGAGCTGACGATCGCCAAGGACTTCGAAAAGGAGTCGGCCATCGCCAAGGACATCATCGTCGACAAGCTCGGCTCGTACTCCGCCGCCCAGCTCGGTAACCCGGCACAGCGCGAGCTCCTCAAAGAGGAACTGTCGACCGAGATCCGCACCGCCTACGGCGAAGCCAAGGTCGTTCGCGTGCTCATTACGTCGCTCGTGATGCAGTAA